One segment of Zhihengliuella halotolerans DNA contains the following:
- a CDS encoding GyrI-like domain-containing protein, which translates to MTEKIDFKKSLDAYRATRGRFRLLEIPEMRYLAVDGRGDPNTSPAYADTIATLYPVAYTLKFASKRELGRDYVVPPLEGLWWAEDMDAFTTARDKSRWEWTLMIMVPDWIEPDLYDDAVARVRAKDPPARLGDVRLEALSEGLCVQTLHVGPYDDEAAVLEAMHREFVPENGLRLSGRHHEIYLSDARRVAPERLRTILRQPVVSA; encoded by the coding sequence ATGACCGAGAAGATCGACTTCAAGAAGAGCCTCGACGCCTACCGGGCGACGCGGGGCCGGTTCCGCCTGCTCGAGATCCCCGAGATGCGCTACCTGGCCGTCGATGGCCGCGGCGATCCGAACACGTCACCGGCGTACGCCGACACCATCGCGACGCTCTATCCGGTTGCCTACACCCTGAAGTTCGCGAGCAAGCGGGAGCTCGGGCGCGACTACGTCGTCCCGCCACTCGAAGGGCTGTGGTGGGCCGAAGACATGGACGCGTTCACCACCGCGCGCGACAAGTCCCGCTGGGAGTGGACGCTGATGATCATGGTCCCGGACTGGATCGAACCGGACCTGTACGACGACGCCGTCGCACGCGTGCGGGCGAAGGACCCGCCAGCCCGCCTCGGCGACGTCCGCCTGGAGGCCCTCTCCGAGGGCCTCTGCGTGCAGACCCTTCACGTCGGCCCGTACGACGACGAGGCCGCCGTCCTCGAGGCGATGCACCGGGAATTCGTGCCGGAGAACGGGCTGCGGCTGAGCGGCCGCCACCACGAGATCTACCTGAGCGACGCCCGGCGGGTGGCGCCGGAGCGGTTGCGGACGATCCTGCGCCAGCCGGTCGTTTCCGCCTGA
- a CDS encoding aldehyde dehydrogenase family protein translates to MGLTSRRTAPPRASKQHDDGVGRAPTVRDVHVQLRDASATRLMHTRRMRALQLKALGRMLVEGEQELLDALAADLGKPAVEAHLTEIDLVKHEVDFALLHLSEWMEAHHAKIPMLLQPASAKTEPQPKGAILIIGAWNYPVQVLLGPLVGALAAGNVAALKPSELAPATSAAIARLVPRYLDRRAVQVLEGGADVSAELLGLEWDHICFTGSQRVGRIVAEAAAKHLTPVTLELGGKCPAVVLDGNLHAAGRRIAHGKILNAGQTCTAPDYVLAVGQGMEKLPEVIHRAFVRFFGRDASASRDYGRIVNRKAFDRLVGFIEDAEIDRSVRVIGGGYDAETLYIEPTILVGVDPEAAVMQEEIFGPILPILTVASLDEAMRFINARPSPLAAYLFSERPRPHSVFEDQVRAGAIAFNVCNMHAAVSTLPFGGVGASGMGNYHGRYGFDTFSQLRPVFSKTALVDTLKIAYPPYRKGKTRVVRSVNLGSAGRQDVDVKPGDKPGM, encoded by the coding sequence ATGGGACTGACTTCTCGCCGCACGGCGCCGCCGCGCGCCTCCAAGCAGCACGACGACGGCGTCGGCCGCGCCCCGACCGTCCGTGACGTGCACGTCCAGTTGCGGGATGCGAGCGCCACCCGGCTCATGCACACGCGCCGCATGCGTGCGCTGCAGCTCAAGGCCCTGGGGCGGATGCTCGTCGAAGGCGAGCAGGAACTCCTCGACGCCCTCGCCGCCGACCTGGGCAAGCCCGCGGTCGAGGCGCACCTGACGGAGATCGACCTCGTCAAGCACGAGGTTGACTTCGCGCTGCTGCACCTGAGCGAGTGGATGGAGGCGCACCACGCGAAAATCCCGATGCTGCTGCAGCCGGCATCGGCGAAGACGGAGCCGCAGCCCAAGGGCGCGATCCTCATTATCGGCGCCTGGAATTATCCGGTGCAGGTGTTGCTCGGCCCGCTGGTCGGGGCGTTGGCCGCCGGCAACGTCGCCGCGCTCAAGCCGTCCGAGCTGGCGCCCGCAACCTCTGCGGCGATCGCCCGACTCGTGCCGCGCTACCTCGACCGCCGAGCGGTGCAGGTGCTCGAGGGTGGAGCCGACGTCTCCGCGGAGCTGCTCGGGCTTGAATGGGACCACATCTGCTTCACCGGCAGCCAGCGGGTCGGGCGCATCGTGGCCGAGGCGGCGGCTAAGCACCTGACCCCGGTGACGCTCGAGCTGGGAGGCAAGTGCCCCGCCGTCGTGCTGGACGGGAACCTGCACGCCGCAGGGCGGCGGATCGCGCACGGCAAGATCCTCAACGCCGGACAGACGTGCACGGCCCCGGACTACGTACTCGCGGTGGGGCAGGGCATGGAGAAGCTGCCCGAGGTCATTCACCGGGCCTTCGTGCGGTTCTTCGGGCGGGACGCCTCCGCGAGCCGCGACTACGGCCGGATCGTGAACCGGAAGGCATTCGATCGGCTCGTCGGTTTCATCGAGGACGCGGAGATCGACCGGTCGGTGCGGGTCATCGGGGGCGGCTACGACGCCGAGACGCTGTACATCGAGCCGACGATCCTTGTGGGTGTGGATCCGGAGGCGGCGGTCATGCAGGAGGAGATCTTCGGCCCGATCCTGCCGATCCTGACGGTCGCGAGCCTCGACGAGGCGATGCGTTTCATCAACGCCCGGCCGAGCCCGCTGGCCGCCTACCTGTTCAGTGAGCGCCCGCGCCCGCACAGCGTGTTCGAGGACCAGGTGCGCGCCGGCGCGATCGCGTTCAACGTGTGCAACATGCACGCGGCGGTGAGTACCTTGCCGTTCGGCGGCGTCGGGGCGTCCGGGATGGGCAACTACCACGGGCGGTACGGGTTCGACACGTTCAGCCAGCTGCGGCCCGTGTTCTCCAAGACGGCCCTTGTCGACACGCTGAAGATCGCCTACCCGCCGTACCGGAAGGGAAAGACCCGCGTCGTGCGGTCGGTGAACTTGGGCTCGGCCGGCCGGCAGGACGTGGACGTGAAGCCGGGGGACAAGCCCGGGATGTGA
- a CDS encoding CobW family GTP-binding protein gives MATSAPVPVIVLAGYLGAGKTTLLNQVLRQPGARIGVIVNDFGDINIDAGLVAGQIDRPASIAGGCLCCIEDVSELDEALEQLSAPRLALDAIIGEASGLADPVALAQLIRDRGSEHARLAAVVDVVDAVEHFGTVDDGGLPPLRYQVASLVVVNKLDRLADNEREGMVERIRARVRERNARAEVVGAVGGRIDAALLFDVAHPEEDPGQLPLRDLLIEAAASGNPLPGHEHDHVHAHAATATSEGVVDAARVLAALERPVRGAYRMKGHFAVRTAAGARGFTANAVGGYLHLVERRPPKQNVLVAIGIDLDESEARAALDAALVPADAEAHGPSVMRLERHVRLSGGGDTSAGTPSSSF, from the coding sequence GTGGCGACTTCCGCCCCGGTGCCGGTCATCGTGTTGGCGGGCTACCTCGGCGCCGGGAAGACGACGCTCCTGAATCAGGTGCTGCGCCAGCCCGGCGCCCGCATCGGCGTGATCGTGAACGACTTCGGTGACATCAACATCGACGCCGGACTCGTCGCCGGTCAGATCGACCGCCCCGCCTCGATTGCGGGCGGCTGCCTGTGCTGCATCGAGGACGTCTCCGAGCTCGACGAGGCCCTCGAGCAGCTCTCGGCCCCGCGGCTCGCGCTCGACGCGATCATTGGCGAGGCCAGCGGGCTCGCCGACCCCGTCGCACTCGCGCAACTCATCCGCGACCGCGGGTCCGAGCACGCGCGCCTGGCGGCCGTCGTCGACGTCGTGGACGCGGTCGAGCACTTCGGCACGGTGGACGACGGCGGTCTGCCGCCGCTGCGCTACCAGGTCGCCTCGCTCGTCGTCGTCAACAAGCTCGACCGCCTCGCCGACAACGAACGCGAGGGCATGGTCGAGCGGATTCGCGCCCGCGTGCGGGAGCGCAACGCCCGGGCTGAGGTCGTGGGCGCCGTCGGCGGGCGGATCGACGCGGCGCTGCTCTTCGACGTCGCGCACCCGGAGGAGGACCCCGGTCAGCTGCCGCTGCGCGACTTGCTCATCGAAGCCGCCGCGTCCGGCAACCCGCTGCCCGGACACGAACATGACCACGTGCACGCCCACGCGGCGACCGCCACCAGTGAAGGAGTCGTCGACGCGGCGCGCGTGCTTGCGGCGCTCGAGCGCCCGGTCCGCGGTGCTTACCGGATGAAGGGCCACTTCGCCGTGCGCACCGCCGCCGGTGCGCGCGGATTCACGGCCAACGCCGTCGGCGGCTATCTGCATCTGGTCGAGCGGCGCCCGCCGAAGCAGAACGTGCTGGTCGCGATTGGGATCGACCTCGACGAATCCGAGGCCCGCGCCGCCCTCGACGCGGCGCTGGTGCCCGCGGACGCTGAAGCCCATGGACCTTCGGTCATGCGGCTCGAGCGCCACGTCCGCCTCAGTGGCGGCGGAGACACGAGCGCGGGGACGCCGTCGTCATCGTTCTGA
- a CDS encoding VOC family protein — MTSFISHTSIDCRDAHALSEWWKPVLGYTDDPSDPNLPGHDECLIVDPASAGPAVLFLQVPEPKTVKNRIHFDLRPREGGRDDELARLLELGAVQVADLRGKYGPGTGWVVLADPEGNEFCILRSASEVAATAETPA, encoded by the coding sequence ATGACCTCTTTCATCAGCCACACGTCGATCGACTGCCGCGATGCGCACGCCCTGTCCGAGTGGTGGAAACCCGTGCTCGGCTACACGGACGACCCGTCTGACCCGAACCTTCCGGGCCACGACGAGTGCCTCATCGTCGACCCGGCCAGCGCCGGGCCCGCCGTTCTCTTCCTGCAGGTACCGGAGCCCAAGACCGTCAAGAACCGCATCCACTTCGACCTGCGCCCGCGGGAGGGCGGACGCGACGACGAACTCGCCAGGTTGCTCGAACTCGGGGCCGTGCAGGTGGCCGATCTTCGCGGCAAGTACGGCCCGGGCACCGGGTGGGTCGTCCTCGCCGACCCCGAAGGCAACGAGTTCTGCATCCTCCGCTCCGCGTCCGAGGTGGCTGCCACGGCCGAGACCCCTGCATGA
- a CDS encoding SDR family oxidoreductase has protein sequence MSQSPARPTALVTGASRGIGEAIARALADTHHVLVGGRDEAAVAAVVASLPSAEPWVCELTGDLAPLPERLDVLVHSAGLEAFGTVEETAREEWERLFDVNVFAVAELTRQALPALRAARGLVVAINSGAGLTAGAGFSAYAGSKFALRALTDALREEERGNGVRVSSVHPGRVDTAMQERLTEAYGQEYDAGRHLAPEDIAAAVRTIVEMPERGTIESVSVRPTRK, from the coding sequence ATGAGCCAGTCGCCCGCCCGCCCCACCGCCCTCGTCACCGGAGCCAGCCGCGGCATCGGCGAAGCGATCGCCCGCGCGCTCGCCGACACCCACCACGTGCTCGTCGGCGGCCGCGACGAGGCCGCCGTCGCCGCCGTGGTCGCTTCGCTGCCGTCGGCCGAGCCGTGGGTCTGCGAGCTGACCGGCGACCTCGCGCCCCTCCCGGAGCGGCTCGACGTGCTGGTGCACTCCGCGGGCCTCGAGGCCTTCGGCACGGTCGAGGAGACCGCGCGCGAGGAATGGGAGCGCCTCTTCGACGTCAACGTCTTCGCCGTCGCCGAGCTGACGCGGCAGGCCCTGCCCGCCCTGCGCGCCGCCCGCGGGCTCGTCGTCGCCATCAACTCCGGCGCCGGCCTCACCGCGGGGGCCGGGTTCTCCGCCTACGCCGGCTCCAAGTTCGCCCTCCGCGCCCTGACAGACGCGCTGCGCGAGGAGGAGCGCGGCAACGGCGTACGCGTCTCCAGCGTGCACCCCGGGCGCGTCGACACCGCCATGCAGGAGCGCCTCACCGAGGCCTACGGCCAGGAATACGACGCCGGCCGCCACCTCGCGCCCGAGGACATCGCCGCCGCCGTGCGCACCATCGTCGAGATGCCCGAGCGCGGCACCATCGAGTCGGTGTCGGTCCGCCCGACGCGGAAGTAG
- a CDS encoding NAD(P)H-dependent oxidoreductase produces the protein MAINVLTLVGSLRSGSTNGQLAEAAVAHAPEGVEVTLFSGIADLPFYNEDIDVEGQVPAAAAKLREAAGSADAFVLVSPEYNGTMPAVLKNAIDWLSRPFGAGAMTGKPTAVIGTAFGQFGGVWAQDEARKAAGIAGANVLEDAKLAIPGSLTRFAELHPKDDAEVAAQVSEVLVALKGAAEKNLVAQG, from the coding sequence ATGGCTATTAACGTTCTGACTCTCGTCGGTTCCCTGCGTTCCGGTTCGACCAACGGCCAGCTCGCCGAAGCAGCCGTCGCCCACGCCCCCGAGGGCGTCGAGGTCACGCTCTTCTCCGGCATCGCCGACCTGCCGTTCTACAACGAGGACATCGACGTCGAGGGCCAGGTCCCCGCGGCCGCCGCGAAGCTGCGCGAGGCCGCCGGCTCCGCTGACGCCTTCGTGCTGGTCTCCCCCGAGTACAACGGCACCATGCCGGCCGTGCTCAAGAACGCCATCGACTGGCTCTCCCGTCCGTTCGGTGCCGGGGCGATGACCGGCAAGCCGACCGCCGTGATCGGCACCGCGTTCGGCCAGTTCGGCGGCGTGTGGGCGCAGGACGAGGCGCGCAAGGCCGCCGGCATCGCCGGGGCGAACGTCCTCGAGGACGCCAAGCTGGCGATCCCGGGCTCGCTGACCCGCTTCGCCGAACTGCACCCGAAGGACGACGCCGAGGTCGCGGCTCAGGTCTCCGAGGTGCTGGTGGCGCTCAAGGGCGCGGCCGAGAAGAACCTGGTTGCCCAGGGCTGA